One genomic segment of Myxococcales bacterium includes these proteins:
- a CDS encoding DUF2461 domain-containing protein: MTFSGFADTNAKFFRALAKHQDRAWFQAHKTEFEEGWNAPMKALLDELRDLVDGAFPHTDLGAPKVFRIFRDVRFSKDKSPYKTHVGGFLPLQRTAKATEVPIALYLHAGLPECFAAAGHYMMDGPALTRFREAVADDKRGKELVRLLAMLEKKKFKVDSRELTKRVPKGYDPEHPRAEHLKRKGLTVTFPSLPKELLVSRKLVPWLAGHAKTAAPLVEWLAFATA, from the coding sequence ATGACGTTCTCTGGGTTTGCGGACACGAACGCCAAGTTCTTTCGTGCCCTCGCCAAGCATCAAGACCGCGCGTGGTTTCAGGCGCACAAGACCGAGTTCGAAGAAGGATGGAACGCCCCCATGAAGGCGCTCTTGGACGAGCTTAGGGATCTCGTGGACGGCGCCTTTCCACACACCGACCTCGGCGCTCCCAAGGTCTTTCGCATCTTCCGCGACGTTCGATTCTCGAAGGACAAGTCGCCCTACAAGACGCACGTCGGCGGGTTCCTCCCGCTGCAACGGACGGCCAAGGCTACCGAGGTGCCCATCGCGCTGTACCTCCACGCCGGCCTGCCCGAGTGTTTTGCCGCCGCCGGTCACTACATGATGGATGGCCCGGCGCTCACGCGGTTTCGCGAGGCCGTCGCCGACGACAAGCGCGGCAAAGAGCTCGTCCGCCTCCTCGCGATGCTCGAGAAGAAGAAGTTCAAGGTCGACTCCCGCGAGCTCACCAAGCGCGTGCCCAAGGGCTACGACCCCGAGCACCCGCGCGCCGAGCACCTGAAGCGAAAGGGACTCACGGTGACGTTTCCCTCGTTGCCCAAGGAGCTCTTGGTCTCGCGCAAGCTCGTGCCCTGGCTCGCGGGCCACGCGAAGACGGCGGCGCCGCTCGTGGAGTGGCTCGCGTTCGCGACAGCGTGA
- a CDS encoding TetR/AcrR family transcriptional regulator — MGKTETTRLVLLRTAERMFAERGVDNVSLRELAAAAGQHNHSAVVYHFGSKRDLIEEMLHRHSGPIDASFAPSIERLRDRPEESLDALVRLLVKPLVDKLDDDDGGVNYLLICAELVSSRTFPLTGLKAANGPGAAELTQRLFAHIGDAPPMLIPVRMITTVAVLFGSIAAYHRVCAAGLFIPRADFYEDLVTTMKSVFDPSGRSRA, encoded by the coding sequence GTGGGCAAGACGGAAACGACGCGACTCGTGTTGCTCCGCACAGCGGAGCGAATGTTCGCCGAACGCGGCGTCGACAACGTGTCTCTGCGCGAGCTCGCGGCAGCCGCCGGGCAGCACAATCACTCGGCCGTCGTTTATCACTTCGGGAGCAAACGCGACCTCATCGAAGAGATGCTCCATCGGCACTCGGGCCCCATTGATGCGTCCTTCGCCCCGAGCATCGAGCGACTGCGCGACCGACCCGAGGAGTCGCTCGACGCGCTCGTGCGCTTGCTCGTCAAGCCGCTCGTCGACAAGCTCGACGACGACGACGGCGGGGTGAACTACTTGCTCATTTGCGCCGAGCTCGTGAGCAGCCGCACGTTTCCGCTCACGGGCCTCAAGGCCGCCAACGGGCCCGGCGCCGCCGAGCTCACGCAGCGGCTCTTCGCGCACATCGGCGATGCGCCGCCGATGCTCATTCCGGTCCGCATGATCACGACCGTGGCGGTGCTCTTTGGGTCCATCGCGGCCTACCACCGCGTGTGCGCGGCGGGCCTGTTCATCCCCCGCGCCGACTTCTACGAGGACCTCGTGACGACCATGAAGTCCGTCTTCGATCCGAGCGGTCGATCACGGGCCTGA
- a CDS encoding trypsin-like serine protease, with protein MKPRALAMSRRTAHHAGVLAAALCVAACGEGPAGEAQTEDALINGRIANASELRSVVRIDEACTATLVAPRILLTASHCVRTPLGLVSPSYAPGRELSVETRKGDGQLVLTKVKIEVTKVHPRLAAVCAAESNGQGCANSSAKAARDAPDIAIIKLAAELPNATVTPISTSPPKLGELVTAAGFGCSDKATGGKYDDKLRAGPTPVVEATEAGHPGSPVTPATAANLAGVYLFTEGPSLHGRSDVAALCPGDSGGPAFRNGELGGLVLVGVSSSYTFPMGATATVPATNWFSRVDVFAKHEVFMWLEKEGAKFSR; from the coding sequence GTGAAGCCCCGTGCCCTCGCGATGTCACGGCGCACCGCGCACCACGCCGGCGTCCTCGCGGCGGCTCTCTGCGTCGCCGCGTGCGGCGAAGGGCCTGCCGGCGAGGCGCAGACCGAAGATGCTCTCATCAACGGACGCATCGCGAACGCGAGCGAGCTTCGGAGCGTCGTGCGCATCGACGAGGCCTGCACGGCGACGTTGGTGGCTCCGCGCATTCTCCTCACGGCATCGCACTGCGTCCGCACGCCGCTTGGCCTCGTGAGTCCCAGCTACGCGCCCGGTCGGGAGCTGAGCGTCGAAACGAGGAAGGGCGACGGACAGCTCGTGCTGACCAAAGTGAAGATCGAGGTGACCAAGGTCCACCCGCGCCTCGCTGCGGTCTGCGCCGCTGAGAGCAACGGTCAGGGGTGCGCGAACTCGAGCGCCAAGGCGGCTCGCGACGCGCCGGACATCGCGATCATCAAGCTCGCCGCGGAGCTTCCCAACGCGACCGTCACGCCGATCTCCACGTCGCCGCCCAAGCTGGGTGAGCTCGTGACGGCGGCCGGCTTCGGGTGCTCTGACAAAGCCACGGGCGGCAAGTACGACGACAAGCTTCGCGCCGGCCCAACGCCCGTGGTCGAGGCGACCGAGGCGGGGCACCCCGGCTCGCCAGTGACCCCAGCCACGGCCGCCAATCTCGCCGGCGTCTACCTCTTCACAGAAGGGCCCTCGCTTCACGGCCGCTCCGATGTGGCGGCGCTTTGTCCCGGTGATTCAGGCGGCCCAGCCTTTCGCAACGGCGAGCTCGGTGGCCTCGTGCTCGTTGGCGTGAGCTCGTCGTACACTTTTCCCATGGGCGCCACCGCGACCGTGCCGGCGACCAACTGGTTCTCGCGCGTCGACGTCTTCGCGAAGCACGAGGTCTTCATGTGGCTCGAGAAGGAAGGCGCCAAGTTCAGCCGCTGA
- a CDS encoding DUF2330 domain-containing protein, which yields MRVTAVLPFASLVAASFALPFFAPRTASACGGCFAPPSDNTLVTDHRMVLSISTKETTLYDQIRYSGNPSSFAWVLPIHGEADVGVSADLVFQTIDQQTQTSIQPPPQNCPAPPVCRSAYDSPSASAGGGYDASARSSADAAAGPPAVQVLKEETVGPYETVQLAATNAAALHDWLTDHGYAIPADLEPMLAGYVKEGFGFLALKLVPGSGVQSMKPVRITTKGASPALPLRMVAAGSGVGVGLTLWVVGEGRWEPQTFPSFTVTQSDLTWTWATYRSNYEELRTAAFGRLGASAWELESSIDFSSSIVSSRIDQFVNSPMPAQVQLPDGGVGRFRIYDPVVGPGGTIEKTEAQLAADDLAALFQGRAVSRVTRLKSELPRASLSTDLALQASTDQSVLPNFRVISRETDEPMCPVYNDDCSYAGQKPRSEARAKAVDSCGGAGAGKHFCPQSGNAASGPVGTSASGCTAAAGRDGRDGLPLATLALMSLFGVARSRRKARAPR from the coding sequence ATGCGCGTCACCGCCGTCCTTCCTTTCGCGAGCCTCGTCGCCGCGTCGTTCGCCCTCCCGTTCTTTGCACCACGCACGGCATCGGCGTGCGGCGGTTGTTTCGCTCCGCCGAGCGACAACACGCTGGTCACGGACCACCGCATGGTCCTCAGCATCTCCACCAAGGAGACGACGCTCTACGATCAGATTCGCTACTCCGGGAACCCGTCGTCGTTCGCATGGGTGCTTCCGATCCACGGGGAAGCGGACGTCGGCGTGAGCGCCGACCTCGTCTTTCAAACGATCGATCAGCAAACCCAGACCTCGATTCAACCGCCGCCGCAAAACTGCCCCGCCCCGCCCGTATGCCGCTCCGCCTATGACAGCCCAAGCGCTTCGGCCGGCGGAGGCTACGACGCGAGCGCCCGTTCTTCCGCCGACGCGGCTGCCGGGCCGCCGGCCGTGCAAGTGCTGAAGGAAGAGACCGTCGGACCGTACGAGACGGTCCAGCTTGCAGCCACCAACGCAGCGGCCCTCCACGACTGGCTCACGGATCATGGCTACGCCATCCCCGCCGACCTCGAGCCCATGCTCGCGGGCTACGTGAAGGAAGGCTTCGGCTTCCTCGCGCTCAAGCTCGTGCCGGGCTCCGGCGTTCAATCGATGAAGCCGGTGCGCATCACGACGAAGGGCGCGTCCCCGGCCCTCCCGCTCCGCATGGTGGCCGCTGGGAGCGGCGTCGGTGTGGGCCTGACGCTGTGGGTCGTGGGCGAAGGGCGCTGGGAGCCCCAGACGTTTCCGTCGTTCACGGTGACGCAGTCGGACCTCACCTGGACGTGGGCCACCTACCGCAGCAACTACGAAGAGCTTCGCACCGCCGCTTTCGGGCGGCTCGGCGCGAGCGCGTGGGAGCTCGAGAGCTCCATCGACTTTTCATCGTCGATTGTCTCGAGTCGCATCGACCAGTTCGTGAACTCGCCAATGCCGGCGCAGGTCCAGCTGCCAGACGGTGGCGTCGGCCGCTTTCGCATCTACGACCCGGTCGTCGGACCCGGCGGCACTATTGAGAAGACAGAAGCGCAGCTCGCTGCCGACGATCTCGCGGCTCTGTTCCAGGGCCGCGCGGTCTCCCGCGTGACGCGCCTCAAGTCGGAGCTGCCGCGCGCGTCGCTCTCCACCGATCTGGCCTTGCAGGCGTCGACCGACCAGTCCGTGCTGCCCAACTTCCGAGTCATCAGCCGCGAGACCGACGAACCGATGTGCCCCGTCTACAACGACGACTGCAGCTACGCCGGACAAAAGCCGCGTTCGGAGGCCCGCGCGAAGGCCGTCGATTCGTGTGGCGGCGCGGGCGCGGGAAAGCACTTCTGTCCACAAAGCGGCAATGCGGCCAGCGGGCCCGTGGGCACGTCCGCATCGGGGTGCACAGCGGCCGCAGGCCGCGACGGCCGCGACGGCCTGCCTCTCGCCACCCTCGCACTCATGAGCCTCTTCGGAGTGGCGCGAAGCCGCCGCAAGGCTCGCGCACCGCGCTAG